Proteins encoded by one window of Nomascus leucogenys isolate Asia chromosome 19, Asia_NLE_v1, whole genome shotgun sequence:
- the YWHAE gene encoding 14-3-3 protein epsilon isoform X1, with amino-acid sequence MDDREDLVYQAKLAEQAERYDEMVESMKKVAGMDVELTVEERNLLSVAYKNVIGARRASWRIISSIEQKEENKGGEDKLKMIREYRQMVETELKLICCDILDVLDKHLIPAANTGESKVFYYKMKGDYHRYLAEFATGNDRKEAAENSLVAYKAASDIAMTELPPTHPIRLGLALNFSVFYYEILNSPDRACRLAKAAFDDAIAELDTLSEESYKDSTLIMQLLRDNLTLWTSDMQGDGEEQNKEVLQDVEDENQ; translated from the exons AAATGGTGGAGTCAATGAAGAAAGTAGCAGGGATGGATGTGGAGCTGACAGTTGAAGAAAGAAACCTCCTATCTGTTGCATATAAGAATGTGATTGGAGCTAGAAGAGCCTCCTGGAGAATAATCAGCAGCattgaacagaaagaagaaaacaagggagGAGAAGACAAGCTAAAAATGATTCGGGAGTATCGGCAAATG gttgagACTGAGCTAAAGTTAATCTGTTGTGACATTCTGGATGTACTGGACAAACACCTCATTCCAGCAGCTAACACTGGCGAGTCCAAGgttttctattataaaat gaAAGGGGACTACCACAGGTATCTGGCAGAATTTGCCACAGGAAACGACAGGAAGGAGGCTGCGGAGAACAGCCTAGTGGCTTATAAAGCTGCTAGTGATATTGCAATGACAGAACTTCCACCAACGCATCCTATTCGCTTAGGTCTTGCTCTCAATTTTTCCGTATTCTACTACGAAATTCTTAATTCCCCTGACCGTGCCTGCAG GTTGGCAAAAGCAGCTTTTGATGATGCAATTGCAGAACTGGATACGCTGAGTGAAGAAAGCTATAAGGACTCTACACTTATCATGCAGTTGTTACGTGATAATCTGACACTATGGACTTCAGACATGCAGGGTGATG gtGAAGAGCAGAATAAAGAAGTGCTGCAGGACGTGGAAGATGAAAATCAGTGA
- the YWHAE gene encoding 14-3-3 protein epsilon isoform X2 → MVESMKKVAGMDVELTVEERNLLSVAYKNVIGARRASWRIISSIEQKEENKGGEDKLKMIREYRQMVETELKLICCDILDVLDKHLIPAANTGESKVFYYKMKGDYHRYLAEFATGNDRKEAAENSLVAYKAASDIAMTELPPTHPIRLGLALNFSVFYYEILNSPDRACRLAKAAFDDAIAELDTLSEESYKDSTLIMQLLRDNLTLWTSDMQGDGEEQNKEVLQDVEDENQ, encoded by the exons ATGGTGGAGTCAATGAAGAAAGTAGCAGGGATGGATGTGGAGCTGACAGTTGAAGAAAGAAACCTCCTATCTGTTGCATATAAGAATGTGATTGGAGCTAGAAGAGCCTCCTGGAGAATAATCAGCAGCattgaacagaaagaagaaaacaagggagGAGAAGACAAGCTAAAAATGATTCGGGAGTATCGGCAAATG gttgagACTGAGCTAAAGTTAATCTGTTGTGACATTCTGGATGTACTGGACAAACACCTCATTCCAGCAGCTAACACTGGCGAGTCCAAGgttttctattataaaat gaAAGGGGACTACCACAGGTATCTGGCAGAATTTGCCACAGGAAACGACAGGAAGGAGGCTGCGGAGAACAGCCTAGTGGCTTATAAAGCTGCTAGTGATATTGCAATGACAGAACTTCCACCAACGCATCCTATTCGCTTAGGTCTTGCTCTCAATTTTTCCGTATTCTACTACGAAATTCTTAATTCCCCTGACCGTGCCTGCAG GTTGGCAAAAGCAGCTTTTGATGATGCAATTGCAGAACTGGATACGCTGAGTGAAGAAAGCTATAAGGACTCTACACTTATCATGCAGTTGTTACGTGATAATCTGACACTATGGACTTCAGACATGCAGGGTGATG gtGAAGAGCAGAATAAAGAAGTGCTGCAGGACGTGGAAGATGAAAATCAGTGA